A single Triticum dicoccoides isolate Atlit2015 ecotype Zavitan chromosome 2A, WEW_v2.0, whole genome shotgun sequence DNA region contains:
- the LOC119356406 gene encoding chaperone protein DnaJ-like encodes MPATPAASPGCAGLPAQPPTSSLPGFEGPPSRLGVRRPAWVVRTESNVRRERPKRPDPPCTICKGTGTINCRNCFGRGRINHVDLAVLPKGEWPQWCQICGGSGLDYCHRCHGTGEYREPMGFHFTVNRK; translated from the exons ATGCCTGCGACGCCGGCGGCCAGCCCCGGGTGCGCTGGGCTGCCGGCGCAACCTCCGACGAGCTCACTCCCCGGATTTGAAGGCCCCCCTAGCCGGCTGGGCGTTCGGAGGCCGGCATGGGTCGTCCGCACCGAG TCTAATGTTAGGAGAGAAAGACCAAAACGACCTGATCCTCCATGCACCATCTGCAAAGGCACTGGGACAATAAATTGCCGCAACTGTTTCGGTAGAG GAAGAATAAATCATGTCGATCTCGCCGTGCTCCCCAAGGGAGAATGGCCGCAATG GTGCCAAATATGCGGGGGTAGCGGCCTAGATTACTGCCACCGGTGCCATGGAACAGGTGAATATCGAGAACCCATGGGCTTTCACTTCACAGTCAATAGGAAATGA